In Effusibacillus lacus, a genomic segment contains:
- the fni gene encoding type 2 isopentenyl-diphosphate Delta-isomerase, whose protein sequence is MKDIKFSTEARKAEHIEICLNEKVTGDQITTGFERYRFKHLALPEVDFSEISTVTEFLRKRLKGPFLVSSMTGGTETAHGINSRLASVAERRGWAIGVGSVRAALENPDLAYSFQIRKSAPSVPIIANLGAVQFNYGIGADHCRRAVDLLEADGLVLHLNSLQEIFQTEGNMNFKDLLVKIEKVCRSLEVPVGVKEVGWGIDGVTARRLQDAGVSFIDVAGAGGTSWSQVEKHRSKDPMKKRAAEAFRDWGNPTAECIREVHEYVEKVVIIASGGIQNGHEAAKAMALGADLVGFGRTLLKAATESEEQLDLRFEQVEYEFRAAMFGIGAGTLQALKNTDRLVAVRA, encoded by the coding sequence ATGAAGGACATTAAATTTTCAACTGAAGCAAGAAAAGCGGAACACATTGAGATCTGTCTGAACGAAAAAGTTACCGGGGATCAGATTACCACCGGTTTTGAACGCTATAGATTCAAGCATTTGGCCCTGCCGGAAGTGGATTTCTCAGAAATTTCCACAGTCACTGAGTTCCTAAGGAAGCGTCTGAAGGGACCATTTCTGGTCAGCTCCATGACCGGCGGTACCGAAACGGCTCATGGAATCAACAGCCGCTTGGCGTCCGTTGCCGAGAGGCGGGGCTGGGCCATCGGGGTGGGATCGGTAAGGGCAGCTCTGGAGAACCCTGATCTGGCCTATTCCTTCCAGATTCGAAAGTCGGCTCCTTCCGTTCCCATTATAGCCAACCTGGGAGCGGTACAGTTCAACTATGGGATCGGTGCGGACCATTGTCGTCGGGCTGTGGACCTCCTGGAAGCGGATGGTCTGGTGCTTCATCTGAACAGCCTGCAGGAGATCTTCCAGACGGAGGGGAACATGAACTTCAAAGATCTTCTGGTCAAAATTGAAAAGGTGTGCCGGAGTCTGGAGGTTCCCGTGGGCGTGAAGGAAGTGGGTTGGGGGATTGACGGGGTGACTGCCCGACGATTGCAGGATGCAGGGGTGAGTTTCATAGATGTGGCGGGGGCTGGAGGAACGTCTTGGAGTCAGGTGGAAAAGCACCGGTCCAAAGACCCGATGAAGAAGCGGGCGGCGGAGGCATTCAGGGACTGGGGCAACCCGACGGCGGAATGCATACGGGAGGTTCATGAGTATGTTGAGAAAGTTGTCATTATTGCCAGCGGAGGCATTCAGAATGGACATGAAGCTGCCAAAGCGATGGCCTTGGGAGCAGACCTGGTTGGCTTCGGTCGTACACTGCTGAAAGCGGCAACCGAATCGGAAGAACAGTTGGACCTGCGGTTTGAGCAGGTTGAATATGAATTCCGGGCGGCCATGTTTGGGATCGGGGCCGGAACCCTGCAGGCGTTGAAAAACACCGACCGGTTGGTAGCGGTCCGAGCTTGA
- a CDS encoding ABC transporter permease, with protein MKLWESMRVALRSIKANTLRAILTMLGIIIGVSAVIVMVAIGEGASTSVASQINSLGSNLLIVSPGQARQGGVSLGAGSLNTLTLEDAQAISTRESIARVAPSLSRQAQIVWGNQNYSTSVEGTNDAYPEVRNINITQGRFFNRFEVEGQANVAVVGPQVVSNLFGSRISNPVGQTIQINQLPFTIIGILPSQGSSGPNNNDDKIMIPVTTAMNRLFGQTRVRTIYVSAKSAAVMNQAQFEIQQTLRSQHRLSPRDQDDFQISSQAQILSTAQGVTDVMTTLLTGIAAISLVVGGIGIMNIMLVSVTERTREIGIRKALGATRGAILQQFLIESVVLSLLGGIIGIFLGIGGTKLISQLSSITTTISLTPILYAFLSSMFVGIVFGVYPARKAARLKPIDALRYE; from the coding sequence ATGAAATTGTGGGAAAGTATGCGGGTCGCTTTGCGGAGTATCAAAGCCAATACCCTGCGGGCCATTTTGACCATGCTTGGCATTATCATTGGTGTTTCCGCAGTGATTGTGATGGTAGCCATTGGGGAAGGGGCATCCACCAGTGTGGCATCCCAGATCAACAGCCTGGGCAGCAACCTGTTAATTGTCTCCCCGGGACAGGCCAGACAAGGCGGTGTCAGTCTGGGGGCGGGCTCCTTAAATACCTTGACCCTTGAGGACGCCCAAGCCATTTCCACGCGGGAGTCCATCGCCCGTGTGGCGCCCTCCCTGAGCAGGCAGGCCCAGATTGTGTGGGGGAACCAGAACTACTCTACTTCAGTGGAAGGTACGAACGATGCCTATCCGGAAGTCCGAAACATAAACATTACCCAAGGACGGTTCTTTAACCGGTTTGAAGTAGAGGGACAAGCAAATGTGGCTGTTGTGGGACCTCAAGTGGTCAGCAACCTGTTTGGGAGTCGAATCTCAAATCCTGTGGGGCAAACGATTCAAATCAACCAGCTTCCCTTTACGATAATTGGAATCTTGCCAAGCCAGGGAAGTTCCGGCCCGAACAACAACGATGACAAAATTATGATTCCTGTAACCACGGCCATGAACCGGTTGTTCGGGCAGACAAGAGTCAGAACGATTTACGTGTCGGCCAAATCGGCTGCTGTCATGAACCAGGCCCAATTTGAAATTCAGCAGACGCTTCGCTCTCAACATCGTCTGTCTCCGCGGGATCAGGACGATTTTCAGATCAGTTCCCAGGCGCAAATTCTTAGTACGGCCCAGGGAGTGACCGATGTCATGACGACCTTGCTTACAGGGATTGCAGCCATTTCCCTGGTGGTTGGGGGAATCGGGATTATGAACATCATGTTGGTGTCTGTGACGGAACGAACACGGGAGATTGGGATCCGGAAAGCGCTTGGGGCAACACGCGGAGCCATCTTGCAGCAATTTCTGATAGAGTCTGTGGTGTTGAGCTTATTGGGGGGAATCATCGGGATCTTTCTGGGAATCGGGGGAACCAAGCTGATAAGCCAGTTGTCCAGTATAACGACAACCATCAGTCTGACACCGATTTTGTACGCTTTTTTGTCTTCGATGTTTGTTGGTATTGTGTTTGGGGTGTATCCTGCCCGGAAGGCGGCGCGATTAAAGCCCATCGATGCATTGCGCTACGAATAA
- a CDS encoding ABC transporter ATP-binding protein → MKSVIQIENLRKIYQVGDQEIQALRGVNLTIDEGDFVAIMGPSGSGKSTMMNVIGCLDQPTSGEFYLDGYPISKAHDDELAFIRNQKIGFVFQNFNLLPRTTALENVELPLLYAGVSGKERRQKAIEALKSVGLGNRLNNKPNELSGGQQQRVSIARALVNQPVILLADEPTGALDTQTSIEIMSIFQKLNDEGKTVILVTHEPDIANYAKRIVRFRDGQVISNEPVMQRKTANSEDMVL, encoded by the coding sequence ATGAAGTCGGTCATTCAAATTGAGAACCTGAGAAAGATTTATCAAGTTGGAGACCAAGAGATTCAAGCGCTTCGCGGGGTTAACCTGACGATCGACGAAGGAGACTTCGTAGCCATCATGGGCCCCTCAGGATCGGGAAAGTCAACCATGATGAATGTGATCGGGTGTTTGGATCAACCCACTTCCGGTGAATTTTATTTGGATGGATACCCGATTTCAAAGGCGCATGATGACGAATTGGCTTTCATCCGAAACCAGAAGATCGGGTTCGTCTTTCAAAATTTCAATCTGCTTCCTCGAACAACGGCATTGGAAAACGTGGAGCTGCCATTATTATATGCGGGAGTTTCTGGAAAAGAGCGGCGTCAAAAAGCCATTGAAGCCCTGAAAAGTGTGGGCTTGGGAAACCGTTTGAACAACAAGCCGAACGAATTGTCCGGTGGACAGCAGCAACGGGTCTCCATAGCCCGGGCCTTGGTGAACCAGCCGGTGATCCTGTTGGCCGATGAACCGACAGGGGCGCTGGACACCCAGACCAGCATCGAAATTATGAGTATCTTCCAAAAGCTTAATGACGAAGGAAAAACAGTCATACTGGTTACGCACGAACCCGATATTGCCAACTATGCAAAACGGATTGTCCGTTTCCGGGACGGACAGGTGATTTCAAATGAACCGGTCATGCAGCGAAAAACGGCGAATTCGGAGGACATGGTGTTATGA
- a CDS encoding efflux RND transporter periplasmic adaptor subunit, with the protein MSEIVLNETKPSFGRKNRKKTAILSIVGLLLAGTGYWMYQKSAAQPNASPMIQWVAVKRGDVTETVSASGIVQAPKQISLNFSGTGNEVVTSVNVKIGDQVNAGQVLATVEDANARAEVANAKANLLAAQARLSEVKQGATQEEIAIQEENLNKAKLTLEGAKTTYEYTKKQFDFGGVPKMQLDQAKLDLDQAQASYNVAVAQYNQVKAPPQASSIQSAEAAVLQAEAQLQKQEVALQKYTLKAPMDGVIVQVNGNVGEIPDNNSAFIVMDNSNTEGLEVLAQVSQSDIGKIKVGMQATVTSSSFADKKFQAKVTTIYPEATTESGVTSYKVLLSVDNQENLLKTGMTTNVTIEIGTHKNVLYVPVAALKYQNGSDGVYVAGQAPQEKSPLRFQPVKVGYYSSDRVEIVSGLQEGEQVALQMGTSGSSATRPAGGLGIPGMGGPGGGVRGVR; encoded by the coding sequence GTGAGCGAAATCGTTCTAAACGAAACTAAGCCTTCGTTTGGCAGAAAGAACAGAAAAAAAACTGCGATTCTCTCAATCGTCGGGTTGCTGCTTGCCGGGACCGGGTATTGGATGTATCAAAAATCTGCAGCCCAGCCTAACGCATCCCCCATGATCCAATGGGTGGCTGTAAAACGGGGAGATGTGACGGAAACCGTTTCTGCGTCGGGCATCGTGCAGGCGCCAAAACAGATTTCGTTAAATTTCTCGGGGACTGGCAACGAAGTTGTTACATCGGTCAATGTTAAAATCGGAGATCAGGTTAATGCGGGCCAAGTGCTGGCAACGGTTGAAGATGCCAACGCCAGAGCTGAGGTCGCTAACGCGAAAGCCAACCTTCTGGCGGCACAAGCACGTTTGTCGGAAGTGAAGCAGGGGGCGACTCAGGAAGAGATTGCGATACAGGAAGAAAACCTGAACAAAGCCAAGTTAACTCTTGAAGGAGCCAAGACTACATACGAATACACAAAAAAGCAATTCGATTTCGGCGGCGTACCCAAGATGCAATTGGATCAGGCCAAGCTCGACCTGGATCAGGCACAGGCCTCATACAATGTGGCTGTGGCACAGTACAATCAGGTTAAGGCCCCGCCGCAAGCGTCTTCGATTCAATCGGCCGAGGCGGCGGTTCTGCAGGCAGAAGCCCAATTGCAGAAACAAGAAGTTGCACTGCAAAAATACACGCTAAAAGCACCGATGGATGGGGTAATTGTGCAGGTCAATGGTAACGTGGGCGAAATACCCGACAACAATTCCGCATTTATCGTTATGGACAATTCGAATACGGAAGGACTGGAGGTCTTGGCGCAGGTCAGCCAAAGTGACATCGGAAAAATCAAAGTGGGCATGCAGGCGACAGTTACTTCCAGTTCTTTTGCGGACAAAAAATTTCAGGCTAAGGTGACAACCATTTATCCGGAAGCTACCACGGAATCCGGGGTTACCTCCTATAAGGTGCTTCTTTCCGTTGATAATCAGGAGAATCTGTTGAAAACCGGAATGACTACAAATGTTACCATTGAAATAGGAACTCATAAAAATGTCCTTTATGTTCCGGTTGCCGCGTTAAAATATCAAAACGGATCCGATGGCGTTTACGTTGCAGGTCAAGCGCCGCAAGAAAAGTCTCCACTTCGCTTCCAGCCGGTAAAAGTCGGTTATTATAGTTCGGATCGGGTTGAAATCGTCTCCGGACTGCAGGAAGGAGAGCAAGTTGCATTGCAGATGGGTACTTCTGGCTCCTCTGCAACGAGACCCGCCGGTGGACTTGGCATCCCGGGGATGGGTGGGCCCGGTGGCGGCGTGAGGGGAGTCCGGTAA
- a CDS encoding HAMP domain-containing sensor histidine kinase, producing the protein MSPKSDKRISLLRYWTTRYLVTLFIGLLIIGIISTLWIRYSTIENRLDTIRLMAEEITDRVVDTEGNLHIGPFLPRIIEKRQRFLHLEGELLLIITDKYGIPLYSRPDLPPTALRQILSFSKANGETVDKITIGPDQKLYLVKNRIEYNQETLGWVHLVYPEKDIPRNTEELQLLGIMLGSLALLGWAVIYLLTSKLSKPIQEVAGAAKQIVAGNYEIRLEKTVKEKEVYELIHSFKEMAERLQQLESLRTELLAGVTHELKTPVASISGLIQAVKDGVVTGEEAKEFLNISLNETGRLQKMVEDLLHFNSFAVGAMTVQKDTQNMNRLIQEIIHQWLVVQDDNGIDLHTWVPENTIYATTDAMRIQQILINLLNNAKQATGIGGKIDVILYQEGEEIRIDVKDNGIGIPEEEQPLIFERFFRGKDKKYKVRGLGLGLPLSKMIAKTLGGDLVLKESSETGTTFSFSLPK; encoded by the coding sequence GTGTCTCCGAAAAGCGATAAGCGGATCTCTTTGCTTAGGTATTGGACGACCCGTTATCTTGTCACTCTTTTTATCGGACTGCTGATCATCGGAATCATCTCTACGCTTTGGATAAGATATTCAACCATCGAAAACCGGTTGGATACGATAAGATTGATGGCGGAAGAAATCACTGACAGGGTTGTTGACACCGAGGGCAATCTCCATATTGGTCCTTTCTTGCCAAGAATTATCGAGAAGAGGCAGAGGTTCTTGCACTTGGAAGGTGAATTGCTGCTCATTATTACCGATAAATATGGAATACCGCTATACAGCAGGCCCGACTTGCCACCAACCGCACTAAGGCAAATTCTTTCTTTCTCAAAAGCGAATGGAGAGACTGTAGACAAGATTACCATAGGACCTGATCAAAAACTGTACCTTGTCAAGAACAGGATTGAATACAATCAAGAAACTCTCGGATGGGTTCATCTCGTGTATCCTGAAAAAGACATACCCAGGAATACAGAGGAGCTGCAGTTGCTGGGGATTATGCTGGGAAGCCTGGCATTGCTCGGATGGGCTGTCATCTATCTGCTTACAAGTAAACTCTCAAAACCGATCCAAGAGGTAGCAGGCGCAGCCAAACAGATTGTGGCCGGGAACTACGAGATTCGTTTGGAAAAAACCGTAAAGGAAAAGGAAGTCTACGAGTTAATCCACTCCTTTAAAGAAATGGCCGAACGTCTGCAGCAATTGGAATCCTTGCGTACAGAACTTTTGGCTGGAGTCACGCACGAATTGAAAACCCCTGTTGCCTCTATCAGCGGCCTTATTCAAGCGGTCAAGGATGGGGTTGTGACGGGAGAAGAAGCTAAAGAATTTTTGAATATATCTTTAAATGAAACAGGCAGACTGCAGAAAATGGTGGAAGACTTACTCCATTTCAACTCGTTTGCGGTAGGAGCCATGACGGTTCAAAAAGATACGCAAAACATGAATCGATTGATACAAGAAATCATTCACCAGTGGTTAGTCGTACAAGATGACAATGGGATCGACCTTCATACATGGGTGCCGGAAAATACTATTTATGCAACCACTGATGCCATGCGTATTCAGCAGATCTTGATCAATTTGTTGAATAACGCCAAGCAGGCGACCGGCATCGGAGGAAAAATCGATGTTATCTTATATCAAGAAGGTGAAGAAATCAGGATTGATGTAAAGGACAATGGCATTGGAATACCGGAAGAGGAACAACCCTTAATATTTGAGCGTTTCTTTAGGGGAAAGGACAAAAAATACAAAGTGCGGGGCTTGGGTCTGGGCTTGCCGTTAAGCAAAATGATTGCCAAAACCCTGGGCGGCGACCTTGTGTTAAAAGAAAGCTCAGAGACAGGAACCACATTTTCATTCAGCTTGCCAAAATAA
- a CDS encoding response regulator transcription factor, with protein MKTILIVEDELVISRVLKVYLQKANFNVEQAFTGQEAIEKFDFIKPSLVVLDVMLPDLDGWSILKYIRERSSCPVIMLTALGEIDQKLSGLNQGADDYMTKPFIADEVVARVNAVLRRSAQIIESNETIYYGSLKIDFKGHSVSLNGIELNFTPRDLSLFLFLAQHPNQTFTREQLIEHIWGYDYEGSDRAVDLAIKRIRKMLKNWPSSEGEIKTLRGLGYQFCVSEKR; from the coding sequence ATGAAAACTATTTTAATTGTTGAAGACGAATTGGTGATTTCCCGGGTTCTTAAAGTCTATCTGCAGAAAGCAAATTTCAATGTGGAACAGGCTTTTACCGGGCAAGAAGCAATTGAAAAATTCGATTTCATAAAACCGTCCCTGGTGGTATTGGATGTCATGCTCCCGGACTTGGACGGATGGAGCATCCTGAAATATATTCGCGAAAGAAGTTCTTGTCCGGTGATCATGCTGACGGCTCTTGGGGAAATTGATCAAAAATTGTCCGGATTGAACCAGGGGGCTGACGATTATATGACGAAGCCCTTTATTGCAGATGAAGTTGTGGCAAGAGTAAATGCTGTGCTAAGGAGATCTGCCCAGATTATTGAAAGCAATGAAACCATATACTATGGCAGTTTAAAGATTGATTTCAAAGGACACTCCGTCTCACTGAATGGAATAGAACTCAACTTTACTCCCCGCGACCTTTCTTTGTTTTTGTTTCTCGCTCAGCATCCAAATCAAACGTTTACCAGAGAACAATTGATTGAACACATTTGGGGGTATGATTATGAAGGAAGTGACCGGGCTGTTGACCTGGCAATCAAAAGAATCAGAAAGATGTTGAAAAACTGGCCATCATCCGAAGGGGAAATAAAAACATTACGAGGATTGGGGTATCAATTCTGTGTCTCCGAAAAGCGATAA
- a CDS encoding DoxX family protein, with the protein MSKKNEWGALILRVVLGITFLAHGISKFQMGVGNIAGWFGSIGLPGFLAYVVATLELVGGIALIIGLGTRFVSALLGIVMIGAIFKVKLSAGLLGSGQSAGYELDLALLAMASYLFMNGSILYSFDSLFHRSGKNEIDASV; encoded by the coding sequence ATGTCAAAAAAGAATGAATGGGGCGCACTGATTTTGCGTGTTGTGCTAGGTATTACATTTTTGGCCCATGGCATTTCCAAATTTCAGATGGGAGTCGGAAATATTGCAGGATGGTTTGGCAGCATTGGACTTCCGGGATTTCTGGCTTATGTAGTGGCCACTTTGGAATTGGTTGGAGGAATCGCCTTAATCATAGGTCTTGGCACTCGTTTTGTTTCAGCATTACTGGGAATTGTAATGATCGGGGCAATTTTTAAAGTGAAATTGTCTGCCGGCTTGTTGGGAAGTGGACAATCGGCAGGGTATGAACTGGATTTGGCCCTGTTAGCGATGGCGTCATATCTTTTCATGAACGGAAGCATCCTGTATTCATTCGATTCACTCTTTCATCGTTCCGGAAAAAACGAGATTGATGCGTCCGTTTGA
- a CDS encoding YVTN family beta-propeller repeat protein, translated as MKKKWLFWLVPVLALAAAGGWGFNKWSNTGEPASVFYVPNAGDGSISVVNPNDGKKVDTIPLGTKQASHGIAISPDGGIIYSGTGFEGKSLLAIDTKTKKIVKELKFTEGVHGIDIGPDGKYLYVSLNPGLGKTGGGLAVVDTVHFEQKALIQTGEGPAHVAVTADGSQVWVANVNGNTVAVVDARSNKLLKVLPVGKVPNEVAVSPDGKRAFVANVNSNTVSVIDTLTFQTVAEIQAGEAPHGVTVSPDGKQIWVANNKSNDVSVIDGNTLKTVATIPTGAYANHVAFSVDGKWAFVTNRQSNDIVKIDVAKRTVTARIPVGTEPHEISLEDYVAKPSESSKAPLNKIKTGQSGPVQIDAEKLGTEDLDSKQQVKDVTKADFEQYEVFRISFTTHSGDLTSLPIDRNVFLISDNKAKVAPAKWIVQSSDSHHPIYLALFPKYQPGKVSLEVGGIGDKPVTFTWE; from the coding sequence ATGAAAAAGAAATGGTTATTTTGGTTGGTGCCTGTGCTCGCACTTGCTGCAGCAGGAGGGTGGGGGTTCAACAAATGGTCAAACACGGGTGAGCCGGCCTCCGTATTTTACGTACCCAACGCAGGGGACGGGTCCATATCTGTTGTGAATCCAAACGATGGTAAAAAGGTCGATACGATTCCTCTTGGAACAAAACAAGCATCTCATGGAATCGCCATCAGTCCCGATGGGGGTATAATATACTCGGGTACCGGATTTGAAGGGAAATCTTTGCTTGCCATCGATACAAAAACCAAAAAGATTGTAAAGGAACTCAAGTTTACGGAAGGGGTACACGGGATTGACATTGGGCCTGACGGCAAGTACCTGTATGTTTCGTTGAATCCTGGACTCGGCAAAACCGGCGGTGGCTTGGCGGTTGTTGACACTGTCCATTTTGAACAAAAAGCGTTAATTCAAACAGGCGAGGGTCCTGCTCACGTGGCGGTCACCGCTGACGGTTCACAGGTTTGGGTCGCCAATGTGAATGGAAATACAGTTGCGGTAGTCGACGCCAGAAGCAACAAACTGTTGAAAGTTTTGCCCGTAGGTAAAGTGCCGAATGAAGTTGCCGTCAGCCCCGACGGGAAGCGGGCATTTGTTGCAAATGTCAATTCAAATACGGTATCCGTCATTGATACTCTCACATTTCAAACCGTGGCGGAGATTCAGGCCGGCGAAGCGCCGCACGGGGTTACCGTTTCGCCGGACGGCAAACAGATATGGGTAGCCAACAACAAATCAAACGATGTTTCGGTAATTGACGGCAATACCCTGAAAACAGTGGCAACCATTCCTACCGGTGCTTATGCAAACCACGTTGCCTTCTCCGTGGATGGAAAATGGGCGTTCGTGACAAACCGGCAATCAAACGACATCGTGAAGATCGATGTTGCCAAGCGAACGGTAACAGCGAGGATTCCTGTTGGCACGGAACCGCATGAAATCTCTCTTGAAGATTATGTGGCCAAGCCTTCTGAAAGCAGCAAAGCACCTCTTAATAAGATCAAGACCGGGCAATCCGGTCCCGTCCAAATCGATGCCGAAAAACTGGGGACAGAGGATCTGGATTCGAAGCAGCAGGTAAAAGACGTAACCAAAGCGGATTTCGAACAATATGAAGTGTTTCGAATCTCATTCACTACGCATTCGGGTGATTTGACTTCCTTGCCGATTGACCGGAATGTATTTCTGATTTCGGACAACAAAGCCAAAGTGGCACCGGCAAAATGGATCGTGCAAAGCAGTGATTCCCATCACCCTATATATCTGGCACTGTTTCCAAAATATCAGCCAGGCAAGGTTTCATTGGAAGTTGGAGGAATCGGAGACAAACCGGTAACTTTTACGTGGGAATAA
- a CDS encoding DUF2933 domain-containing protein has product MEKRVVRMSVSLKRLLLVAVLAVLVGFAIAGRWDWLLYGLFLMCPLMHLFGHNNHSGHSGHKH; this is encoded by the coding sequence ATGGAGAAAAGGGTGGTTCGTATGTCAGTCTCATTGAAGAGACTGTTGTTGGTTGCAGTCCTGGCTGTACTTGTTGGATTTGCGATTGCAGGAAGATGGGATTGGCTCTTGTACGGTCTGTTTCTGATGTGCCCGTTAATGCATCTCTTTGGGCATAACAATCATTCAGGTCATTCCGGCCACAAACACTGA
- a CDS encoding sensor histidine kinase — protein sequence MKTMPIRLRLTLWYCLIFGLLLVTVTSSIYISHRTSHYKEIDRSLTSVSTHFKEEVEEEIRGGKPLEQIRLSAGEFTLSGVYTVLKDANGKKIVSNLESNQLPHSPFADISTMTKDTLHTVTDPVLGRYRMLIQPIRINQQMMGYIQSEISLQQIDMSLNRLGWLIVGFTLIGIVLAALVGWFLAKKALSRVELISDTAKAIAASQGFHQRVMHEGPKDELGELAETFNRMLESLENAYVSQKRFIADASHELRAPLTTIRGNLDILQKMKGLPAAEKEEILSDIRNEAVRMSKMVADLLSLARADAGQEVRKQIADLTKIAKEVETEIQAWKTEVSIKSRLEKKVATWGDPDLLKQLLLILVENAVRYTRAGGTVTLAISGDKENATVKVIDTGIGIDSKDLPHIFDRFYRSEAARAHSPDGTGLGLSIAKWIVDQHGGSFVVTSTPGRGTEFLVNFPKVQ from the coding sequence ATGAAAACAATGCCGATACGCCTGCGTTTGACCCTTTGGTACTGCTTGATATTCGGATTGCTTCTGGTCACTGTAACTTCCAGCATTTATATTTCACACCGGACATCCCATTACAAAGAGATTGACCGTTCTCTGACCAGCGTCTCGACTCATTTCAAAGAAGAAGTGGAAGAAGAGATCAGGGGTGGAAAACCCTTGGAACAAATCCGTCTTTCCGCCGGGGAGTTCACATTGAGTGGCGTTTATACGGTGTTAAAAGATGCAAACGGCAAAAAGATAGTATCCAACCTCGAATCGAACCAACTTCCTCACAGTCCTTTTGCGGACATCAGCACCATGACCAAGGACACATTGCATACGGTCACTGATCCCGTTCTGGGCAGATACCGGATGTTGATCCAACCCATCCGCATCAATCAACAAATGATGGGGTATATCCAATCGGAAATATCTCTGCAGCAAATCGATATGTCTCTGAACAGACTTGGCTGGTTGATCGTCGGATTTACGTTGATTGGAATCGTTTTGGCGGCGCTTGTCGGATGGTTTCTGGCGAAGAAAGCATTAAGCAGGGTCGAATTGATCAGCGACACGGCGAAAGCGATTGCTGCTTCACAAGGGTTTCACCAACGGGTGATGCACGAAGGGCCCAAAGATGAACTGGGTGAACTGGCTGAAACATTCAACCGGATGTTGGAAAGTCTGGAAAACGCTTATGTCAGTCAGAAGAGATTTATCGCAGATGCTTCCCATGAACTTCGCGCTCCTCTCACAACAATCCGGGGAAATCTGGACATCTTGCAGAAAATGAAGGGATTGCCTGCTGCGGAGAAGGAGGAGATTCTGAGCGATATTCGCAATGAAGCGGTTCGAATGTCAAAGATGGTGGCCGATCTTCTTTCACTTGCACGTGCAGACGCCGGACAGGAAGTGAGGAAGCAGATTGCAGACCTGACCAAAATCGCCAAAGAAGTGGAAACGGAAATCCAGGCATGGAAAACAGAAGTCTCCATTAAAAGCAGATTGGAGAAGAAAGTTGCAACCTGGGGAGATCCGGATCTGCTCAAACAGCTATTGCTAATATTGGTGGAAAACGCTGTACGATATACCCGGGCTGGGGGAACGGTTACTTTAGCGATATCCGGGGATAAAGAGAATGCGACGGTTAAGGTCATTGACACCGGGATCGGTATCGATTCGAAGGATTTGCCGCATATATTTGACCGCTTTTACCGCAGTGAAGCGGCAAGAGCCCATTCGCCAGACGGAACGGGACTCGGTCTTTCCATCGCCAAATGGATCGTGGATCAACATGGAGGCAGCTTTGTTGTAACAAGCACACCGGGCAGGGGAACCGAGTTTCTCGTCAACTTTCCTAAGGTACAATGA
- a CDS encoding response regulator transcription factor, translated as MSHKIIVIEDDKKISAMLRRGLTYEGFDVITAENGRKGLLMVLEEIPDLVILDVMMPGIDGLEVCRRLRKEGNIPILMVTARDTVEDRVRGLETGADDYLVKPFAFEELVARVKALLRRAKGDETKDRLQFADLILDLNSRTAFRGKRSIELSTTEFDLLSFFMNHPQRVLTRELIMEKVWGFDHEGESNVLEVYVGYLRRKLEEQGESRLIHTVRGAGYVMKE; from the coding sequence ATGAGTCATAAAATCATCGTTATCGAGGACGATAAAAAAATCTCTGCGATGCTGCGAAGAGGGCTTACTTACGAAGGGTTTGACGTAATAACCGCCGAAAACGGGAGGAAAGGCCTGCTGATGGTTCTGGAGGAGATCCCGGATCTGGTTATTCTTGACGTGATGATGCCGGGAATTGACGGTTTGGAAGTATGCCGCAGGTTGCGAAAAGAGGGGAACATCCCCATACTTATGGTGACCGCCCGAGATACGGTAGAGGATCGGGTACGGGGACTTGAAACGGGAGCGGACGATTATTTGGTAAAGCCTTTTGCGTTTGAAGAATTGGTTGCACGAGTGAAGGCTCTATTAAGGCGTGCAAAGGGGGATGAAACAAAAGACAGGTTGCAATTTGCGGATTTGATTCTGGATTTAAACTCTCGTACGGCTTTTCGGGGAAAGCGATCTATTGAGCTATCGACAACCGAATTCGATCTTCTGTCCTTTTTCATGAACCATCCGCAGCGGGTTCTCACTCGGGAACTGATTATGGAAAAGGTCTGGGGATTTGATCATGAAGGGGAATCGAATGTCTTGGAAGTTTATGTTGGATATTTGCGCCGCAAACTGGAAGAACAAGGGGAATCACGCTTGATTCATACAGTTCGGGGAGCGGGGTATGTGATGAAAGAATGA